One region of Nitrosopumilaceae archaeon genomic DNA includes:
- the psmB gene encoding archaeal proteasome endopeptidase complex subunit beta: MSDYVEQHTLHGTTTVGISCTDGVVLCADMRASAGYFIANNNTMKIQQIDKHAGMTIAGGVADAQNVTDMLRYHSNIHRIEKQEYLPIKSIAKLASLIFFQNRYYPFIADILVGGYDNLGPSLYNIDMFGSLEKKTFVTTGSGSPVAYGLLENEYRDGLNVEEGKVIALRAVKAAITRNIGTGDGINVAIIDKNGYRLLTKEQKKAIITL; the protein is encoded by the coding sequence TTGTCAGACTATGTTGAACAACACACATTACATGGAACAACTACGGTAGGAATTTCCTGTACCGACGGTGTAGTATTGTGTGCAGACATGAGAGCAAGTGCAGGTTATTTCATAGCAAATAACAATACCATGAAAATACAGCAAATCGATAAGCATGCAGGAATGACAATTGCTGGTGGTGTTGCAGATGCGCAAAACGTTACTGACATGCTAAGATATCATTCCAATATACATAGAATAGAAAAACAAGAATATCTTCCGATAAAATCTATTGCAAAACTTGCTTCTCTGATATTCTTCCAGAACAGATACTATCCATTTATCGCAGACATACTTGTTGGAGGATATGATAATCTGGGACCATCATTATACAACATAGACATGTTTGGTTCCCTTGAAAAGAAAACCTTTGTGACAACAGGAAGCGGTTCTCCAGTTGCATACGGCCTCTTAGAAAATGAATACCGTGATGGACTTAATGTAGAAGAAGGCAAGGTAATTGCTTTACGAGCTGTAAAAGCTGCAATAACAAGAAACATTGGAACTGGTGACGGAATAAACGTCGCAATTATAGACAAGAATGGATATAGACTCTTGACAAAAGAGCAGAAGAAAGCCATCATTACACTTTAG
- a CDS encoding sn-glycerol-1-phosphate dehydrogenase, whose protein sequence is MRFHQKSMPSHVMELPRKIVIGENNIGDIGKFIADLANPKKVSVVSGDHVKKITYKKVANSFASSKIKNIWHTSINNDVKSVQKVLNEIRKDHSDLIIGIGGGRSVDIAKMAAVTLKKSFVSIPTSASHDGIASPFVSIRGEKPYSVIATAPLGVFVDIKILKKAPKRLLASGCGDLMAKVTAVRDWELARDNVGEYFGTYAANLASMSAKIVIENSKNFKKRPDVRMIVEALISSGVAACIAGSSRPCSGAEHLFSHAIDYLESGVGLHGEKCGIGSILIAKLQGQDWKKIVQMLKNVGAPTTAKEIGLKPKILAKALTIAQSLRPERYTILSQVKMNEEKAITLAKSTGVL, encoded by the coding sequence ATGAGATTTCATCAAAAATCTATGCCTTCTCATGTAATGGAGCTTCCAAGAAAAATAGTCATCGGAGAAAATAACATTGGTGATATTGGAAAGTTTATAGCTGATCTAGCTAATCCAAAAAAGGTTTCAGTTGTCTCTGGCGATCATGTAAAAAAAATAACATACAAAAAAGTTGCAAATTCATTTGCTTCTTCTAAAATAAAAAATATCTGGCATACAAGTATAAATAATGACGTAAAATCTGTACAAAAAGTTCTAAATGAAATTAGGAAAGACCATAGTGATTTGATAATAGGAATTGGTGGAGGGAGATCAGTTGATATTGCAAAAATGGCGGCAGTTACTTTGAAAAAATCTTTTGTTAGCATCCCAACTTCAGCATCACATGATGGAATTGCAAGTCCATTTGTTTCTATACGTGGAGAAAAACCATATTCTGTTATTGCAACAGCACCTCTTGGAGTCTTTGTTGATATTAAGATCCTAAAGAAAGCGCCAAAAAGACTTCTAGCCAGTGGATGTGGAGATTTGATGGCCAAAGTTACTGCAGTTAGAGACTGGGAGCTTGCAAGAGATAATGTTGGAGAATATTTTGGAACCTATGCTGCAAATCTTGCTTCAATGAGTGCAAAAATTGTAATTGAAAATTCAAAGAATTTCAAAAAAAGACCAGATGTCAGAATGATAGTAGAAGCTTTGATCAGTTCTGGTGTTGCTGCCTGTATTGCTGGAAGTAGTAGGCCCTGTTCTGGTGCAGAACATCTCTTCTCTCATGCTATTGATTATCTAGAGTCTGGTGTTGGATTACATGGAGAGAAATGTGGTATAGGATCTATCTTGATTGCAAAACTGCAAGGTCAAGACTGGAAAAAAATTGTTCAAATGCTAAAAAACGTAGGGGCTCCAACCACCGCAAAAGAGATTGGTCTAAAACCAAAAATTCTTGCAAAAGCTCTTACTATTGCTCAATCACTCAGACCTGAACGATATACTATTTTAAGCCAAGTAAAAATGAATGAGGAAAAAGCTATTACACTAGCAAAAAGTACTGGTGTTTTGTAA
- a CDS encoding FKBP-type peptidyl-prolyl cis-trans isomerase yields MTFQKGTLVLVDYTAKVKDTNEVFETTREDDAKTNSIHDANRKYQPRLISVGESWVLKGLDDALLNTSAGDKLTVEVPPEKGFGARDPAKVRMIPLRKLGDDAEKVSVGDTIEIDERTGIIRFIGSGRVQVDFNHRFAGKTILYDVNVIKSLNTDEEKIMGLLKRNIPVDDSKLKFEVKGSELNVTMPDEILMAEGLSTIKRIIANDIFKFVNKLEKINYIETYNNKKAEKPEAKSAEVKSEEKPVQPKAA; encoded by the coding sequence TTGACTTTCCAAAAAGGCACACTGGTTTTAGTGGATTATACTGCAAAGGTAAAAGACACTAACGAAGTTTTTGAAACGACTAGAGAAGATGATGCCAAAACAAATTCAATACATGATGCTAATAGAAAATATCAGCCAAGACTCATTTCAGTTGGAGAGTCATGGGTCCTCAAAGGATTAGATGATGCATTACTTAACACAAGTGCTGGAGACAAGCTAACTGTAGAGGTACCCCCAGAGAAGGGATTTGGAGCAAGAGATCCTGCCAAGGTTCGCATGATTCCACTTCGAAAACTTGGTGATGATGCCGAAAAAGTTTCGGTTGGTGATACAATAGAAATTGATGAAAGAACTGGAATTATTCGATTTATTGGATCTGGTAGAGTTCAAGTTGATTTCAATCACAGATTTGCTGGAAAGACAATACTTTATGATGTTAATGTAATAAAATCTCTTAACACTGACGAAGAAAAGATAATGGGTCTCTTAAAGAGAAACATACCTGTTGATGATTCAAAGCTGAAATTTGAGGTAAAAGGCTCAGAACTTAATGTTACAATGCCAGATGAGATACTTATGGCAGAAGGACTAAGTACAATAAAACGCATTATAGCAAATGACATTTTCAAGTTTGTAAACAAACTAGAAAAGATCAACTATATTGAAACGTACAACAACAAGAAAGCTGAAAAACCAGAAGCAAAATCAGCTGAAGTCAAATCGGAAGAAAAACCAGTACAACCAAAGGCTGCCTAA
- a CDS encoding alanine--glyoxylate aminotransferase family protein: MEYLVMLPGPTNVPERVTRAMFTPTINHRSKDFVKLYTDVIEKTQKVFQTSHDIVALTASGTGAVEASVVNLIKKGDKVIIPVNGEFSSRLATMLEWQGANVIRLTTPFGENATFDQVKEAFDNNKDVKAFYVVYNETSTGTQVKYLDKISKLTSRNDSYFVVDAVSILGGEELPVDKWGIDVCIAAGQKAMAAPPGISPISISPKAKKYMIANPPPTFYFNLARYFKYYDDTKETPFTPALPLLYAFREALDIILEEGMEARIKRHRVCSDAFYSGLSAMGLSPFAKQDARSTVVIALNYLQGLEDKTFRSTLSEKFRVLVAGGFGELKGKVFRVGCMGEVHKYHVMRTISAISSTLDMMGYKTNPEALKVAEEKLKAL; encoded by the coding sequence TTGGAATATTTGGTTATGTTGCCGGGGCCAACAAACGTTCCCGAAAGAGTTACCCGTGCGATGTTTACTCCTACAATAAATCATAGGAGCAAAGATTTTGTTAAGCTATACACTGATGTTATAGAAAAAACACAAAAGGTCTTTCAAACCTCGCATGACATTGTTGCATTAACTGCTTCAGGAACTGGAGCAGTAGAAGCATCAGTTGTAAATCTAATAAAAAAAGGAGATAAAGTAATAATTCCTGTAAACGGAGAATTTAGCAGTAGACTAGCTACAATGCTAGAATGGCAAGGAGCAAACGTCATAAGACTTACAACTCCTTTTGGAGAAAATGCTACTTTTGATCAAGTAAAAGAGGCTTTTGATAACAACAAGGATGTAAAGGCATTCTATGTAGTCTATAATGAGACATCTACAGGAACACAAGTGAAATACTTGGACAAGATCTCAAAACTTACCTCAAGAAACGACTCATACTTTGTAGTTGACGCTGTCTCAATACTTGGTGGCGAAGAATTACCTGTAGACAAATGGGGAATAGATGTTTGTATTGCAGCAGGACAAAAGGCAATGGCTGCACCTCCTGGAATCTCACCAATATCAATTAGTCCAAAAGCAAAAAAATACATGATTGCAAATCCACCTCCAACTTTTTACTTTAACTTGGCAAGATACTTCAAATATTATGATGATACAAAAGAGACACCATTTACGCCAGCACTCCCATTACTTTATGCATTCAGAGAAGCACTTGACATTATTCTAGAAGAGGGAATGGAAGCAAGAATAAAAAGACATAGAGTTTGTTCTGATGCATTTTATTCAGGTCTTAGTGCAATGGGTCTTAGTCCATTCGCAAAACAAGATGCAAGATCTACAGTTGTAATTGCACTAAACTATCTGCAAGGATTAGAAGACAAAACATTTAGATCAACACTTTCAGAAAAATTCCGAGTCCTTGTTGCAGGTGGATTTGGTGAATTAAAAGGAAAAGTATTTCGAGTAGGATGTATGGGTGAAGTTCACAAATATCATGTAATGAGAACAATCTCTGCAATCTCCTCAACTCTTGATATGATGGGATACAAGACAAACCCAGAAGCACTCAAAGTAGCTGAAGAAAAACTAAAAGCGCTTTAA
- a CDS encoding nicotinamide-nucleotide adenylyltransferase, with product MNGLLIGRFQPFHKGHLAAVNFGLSQVENLWIGIGSSNKNNEKRNPFSADERKEMILSSLDKFTLNRVQIFYIPDVDDHAKWTQHVDSIVPKYDVVFSNDDFTIALYQKRGIKIIPVPLLQREVISGTNIREMIAMGINWMELVPEGTKNILLKIDAERRLSKIL from the coding sequence ATGAATGGTCTCTTAATTGGCAGATTCCAACCTTTTCATAAAGGACATCTCGCAGCAGTAAATTTTGGACTCTCTCAAGTAGAGAATCTTTGGATAGGTATAGGCAGCTCAAATAAAAATAATGAAAAAAGAAATCCATTTTCTGCTGATGAAAGAAAGGAAATGATACTATCTTCTTTAGATAAATTCACCTTAAACAGAGTTCAGATATTTTATATTCCAGACGTCGATGATCATGCAAAGTGGACACAGCACGTTGATTCTATTGTACCAAAATATGATGTGGTATTCTCAAATGATGATTTTACAATAGCACTTTATCAAAAACGTGGAATCAAGATTATTCCAGTGCCTCTGTTACAAAGGGAGGTGATCTCTGGAACCAATATTCGTGAAATGATAGCAATGGGAATAAACTGGATGGAACTTGTGCCAGAAGGAACTAAAAACATACTATTAAAAATAGATGCAGAAAGACGACTCTCAAAAATTCTGTAA
- the rtcA gene encoding RNA 3'-terminal phosphate cyclase, which produces MELLKIDGSYGEGGGQIIRTAVTLSSITGTPIEIENIRKGRDVPGLRPQHLTGIKILAKICNGKVDGLHIGSTMLRFFPSKIKDSTLKENVGTAGSIPLILQILIPAVAISKKHLKLSIIGGTDVAWSPTSNYTKFVLKEAYSRIGINFSMDIKKRGYYPKGGGLVDVQVLPFEKIKPISLLKRTIKKIMLLCSYSMLSKELIENEVNEARRIFESKGMSCDYEIKNEPTLDKGCSLLAFGHDDSSIIGSDAIYDKGMKGIGQTVADRFLESNLGVDHFLSDMLVIPLALINETSVFRVNKITKHLETNLFVTSKITNCKYGIGKLDDGFEVRIKGNSDAGM; this is translated from the coding sequence ATGGAGCTTCTAAAAATAGACGGGTCATACGGTGAAGGCGGCGGTCAGATAATTCGAACTGCGGTAACACTTTCATCAATAACTGGAACACCAATAGAAATTGAAAACATACGTAAGGGCAGAGATGTTCCCGGTTTAAGGCCACAGCATCTTACTGGAATTAAAATTCTTGCAAAAATTTGTAATGGCAAAGTAGATGGATTACATATTGGATCAACTATGCTTAGATTTTTTCCTTCAAAGATTAAAGATTCTACTTTAAAAGAAAATGTGGGAACTGCAGGAAGCATTCCACTAATTTTACAGATTTTAATTCCTGCAGTAGCTATCTCTAAAAAACATTTGAAATTATCAATCATAGGTGGCACAGATGTTGCATGGAGTCCAACAAGTAACTATACCAAATTTGTTTTGAAAGAAGCATATTCTAGAATTGGAATTAATTTTTCTATGGATATTAAAAAGCGAGGGTATTATCCAAAGGGCGGTGGACTTGTCGATGTACAAGTATTGCCTTTTGAAAAAATCAAGCCTATTTCTCTTCTAAAAAGAACTATAAAAAAAATAATGCTTCTTTGTTCATATTCCATGTTATCAAAAGAATTAATTGAAAATGAGGTAAACGAAGCCAGAAGAATTTTTGAAAGTAAAGGCATGTCCTGTGATTACGAGATAAAGAATGAACCTACATTAGATAAAGGATGTTCACTCTTAGCTTTTGGACACGATGATAGTTCAATCATTGGTTCTGATGCAATATATGATAAAGGTATGAAAGGAATTGGACAGACTGTAGCAGACAGATTTTTAGAGTCGAATTTAGGAGTGGATCACTTTCTTTCAGATATGCTTGTGATTCCTCTGGCCTTGATTAATGAGACTTCGGTCTTTAGAGTAAACAAAATTACAAAACACCTAGAGACAAACCTTTTTGTCACTTCAAAAATTACCAACTGCAAGTACGGAATAGGAAAATTAGATGATGGGTTTGAGGTCAGAATAAAGGGAAATTCAGATGCCGGAATGTAG
- a CDS encoding CopD family protein, whose product MPVLDAILMWAHLVSASIWVGGSIFIGIVLAPLLKTISESVEERVAIMIRVGRKFNKIAIPSLAILIATGLYSSSNILSRPEFLFSTNYGIILVIKIILVISLLVMFAIHVRIIRTEIEKKIESKEMLPEIVQKLRSKIISLGRIMVIVSIAILLMAALLHSGI is encoded by the coding sequence ATGCCAGTTTTGGATGCCATACTGATGTGGGCACATCTTGTTTCTGCTTCCATATGGGTAGGAGGATCCATTTTTATCGGAATTGTTTTGGCACCATTGTTGAAGACAATCTCAGAATCAGTAGAAGAAAGAGTAGCAATAATGATTCGGGTTGGAAGAAAATTTAACAAGATTGCAATTCCATCCTTAGCAATTTTGATTGCTACTGGACTTTATAGCTCATCTAATATTCTAAGCAGACCAGAATTTTTGTTTTCTACAAATTATGGAATAATACTTGTAATAAAGATAATTCTTGTAATTTCCTTGCTTGTGATGTTTGCTATTCATGTTAGGATAATTCGGACTGAAATTGAGAAAAAAATAGAATCAAAAGAAATGTTGCCAGAAATAGTTCAAAAACTTCGCTCAAAAATAATTTCTCTTGGCAGAATTATGGTTATTGTTTCTATAGCCATATTGCTTATGGCAGCATTACTACATTCCGGCATCTGA
- a CDS encoding pyridoxamine 5'-phosphate oxidase family protein, with protein sequence MIKFTKKEIEFLQNNEACRMATSHDNIPHVVPVTYYFEDDLFYLATDYDTKKHSNLQQNNKIAITVDIYTSGKHKAVIVQGITEFIEKGSEYKRLYEIFYKKFSWVRDNPWKEGEAPFVKIKPKTKTSWGLN encoded by the coding sequence ATGATCAAATTTACCAAAAAGGAAATAGAGTTTTTACAAAATAACGAAGCATGTAGAATGGCAACCTCTCATGATAACATACCACATGTTGTTCCAGTTACATATTATTTTGAAGATGACCTTTTTTATCTGGCAACAGATTATGATACAAAAAAACATTCCAATCTTCAACAAAATAACAAAATAGCAATAACTGTAGACATTTACACGTCTGGGAAACATAAGGCCGTAATCGTACAGGGAATAACAGAATTTATTGAAAAGGGTTCAGAATACAAACGATTGTATGAAATTTTTTATAAAAAATTTTCATGGGTCAGAGATAATCCTTGGAAAGAAGGAGAAGCACCCTTTGTTAAAATAAAACCAAAAACAAAGACTAGCTGGGGCCTAAATTAG
- the bluB gene encoding 5,6-dimethylbenzimidazole synthase: MNEEFSQDEKNGFYKAVFSRRDVRSHFIPEPIDDKTLSKILNAAHHAPSVGFSQPWNFILIKDVETRKKVKESFDNERKRSATLVEDPKRTKYLSLRLEGILSSAVNVCVTYDPTKFGPFVIGRSSIPETGIYSVCCAIQNLWLAARTEGIGLGWVSILSNDDLKKILEIPEHVVPIAYLCLGHVSKFAEKPDLEAAGWLPRLDLKDVVFYEKWNSLDDPTWNQIRQMIVSNLDYA, from the coding sequence ATGAATGAAGAATTCTCTCAAGATGAAAAAAATGGTTTTTACAAAGCAGTTTTTTCAAGACGAGATGTGAGATCTCATTTTATACCAGAACCAATTGATGACAAGACTCTGTCTAAAATTCTAAATGCGGCGCATCATGCACCATCTGTCGGTTTTTCGCAGCCATGGAACTTTATTCTGATAAAAGATGTCGAGACTAGAAAAAAAGTAAAAGAATCATTTGATAATGAAAGAAAACGCTCTGCAACTCTTGTTGAGGATCCAAAGAGAACAAAATATCTTTCCTTAAGGTTAGAAGGAATTTTGTCTTCAGCAGTAAATGTCTGTGTAACATATGATCCTACAAAGTTTGGCCCTTTTGTAATAGGAAGATCAAGTATTCCTGAAACAGGAATTTACAGCGTGTGTTGTGCAATACAAAATCTTTGGCTTGCTGCAAGAACAGAAGGCATTGGGCTTGGTTGGGTCAGCATACTTTCAAATGATGATCTGAAAAAAATTCTTGAAATACCAGAGCATGTTGTTCCTATTGCATACTTGTGTCTTGGTCATGTTTCAAAATTTGCAGAAAAACCAGATCTAGAAGCAGCTGGTTGGCTTCCACGACTTGATTTGAAAGATGTCGTATTTTATGAAAAATGGAATAGTCTTGATGATCCAACCTGGAATCAAATCAGACAGATGATAGTTTCAAATCTTGATTACGCTTAA
- a CDS encoding peptidylprolyl isomerase, with translation MPKATIETTFGKIVFDLLPDLAPETVRNFTKLAKGSFYDGTLFHRVIPGFMIQGGDPNTKKPDKSKWGTGGPGHTIKAEFSSKSHLRGIVSMARAMDPNSAGSQFFIVTTDSTFLDKQYTVFGRVTEGMDVADKIVNLPRDKNDCPHQEAKMLHVTISE, from the coding sequence ATGCCCAAGGCTACGATAGAGACTACTTTTGGTAAGATAGTTTTCGATCTTTTACCAGATCTTGCACCTGAAACGGTAAGAAATTTCACAAAACTTGCAAAGGGCTCCTTCTACGATGGAACGTTATTTCACAGGGTTATTCCAGGATTCATGATTCAAGGCGGAGATCCCAATACCAAAAAACCAGATAAAAGTAAGTGGGGTACAGGTGGTCCAGGCCATACTATCAAAGCCGAATTTAGTTCCAAATCTCATCTTCGTGGAATAGTTTCTATGGCTCGTGCAATGGATCCTAATAGCGCTGGCTCGCAATTTTTCATAGTTACAACAGATAGTACTTTTCTTGATAAACAGTATACCGTCTTTGGCAGAGTGACAGAAGGTATGGATGTAGCAGACAAAATAGTGAATTTGCCACGAGACAAAAATGATTGCCCGCATCAGGAAGCAAAAATGCTTCATGTAACAATATCAGAATAG
- a CDS encoding PfkB family carbohydrate kinase has product MLTVFGSVALDTIRTPTKILKNVLGGAATYAAISASFFVKPGLIAVIGQDFPKKYHNILNKFVDLKGVVRANGKTFRYDGSYDQTLSIRTTNKTELNVLGGFRPIVPEKYRKSEFVYLANNDPVQNTKIIKEFDRVKFSMCDTIDFWISSKRNDVIKMMGVVDSVVINDEEAKLLTKTHNLITCAKKIMEWGTKYVIIKKGEHGSLLFYEDVVFPSPAFSMENIVDPTGAGDSFAGGMIGYMSSKNSTKISTIREAAVYGNIMGSFAVEKYGVYGLTNLKKSQVQKRFKKYRSMVRF; this is encoded by the coding sequence ATGCTGACAGTTTTTGGTTCTGTTGCACTGGATACTATAAGGACACCTACGAAAATTCTAAAAAACGTACTTGGAGGTGCTGCAACTTATGCAGCAATCTCAGCTAGTTTTTTTGTAAAACCTGGGCTTATTGCAGTAATAGGTCAAGACTTTCCAAAAAAATATCATAATATTTTAAACAAATTTGTTGATTTGAAAGGAGTAGTACGTGCAAATGGAAAAACATTCAGATATGATGGAAGTTATGACCAGACACTGAGCATTAGAACTACAAATAAAACAGAGCTTAATGTTCTTGGGGGTTTTAGACCAATTGTTCCAGAAAAGTATAGAAAATCAGAATTTGTTTATCTTGCAAATAATGATCCAGTACAGAATACTAAGATCATAAAGGAATTTGACAGAGTAAAATTTTCAATGTGCGATACAATTGATTTTTGGATCTCTAGTAAAAGAAACGATGTCATAAAAATGATGGGCGTAGTAGATTCTGTTGTAATAAATGATGAGGAAGCAAAACTTCTGACTAAAACTCACAACCTCATAACATGTGCAAAAAAGATTATGGAGTGGGGAACAAAATATGTAATTATTAAAAAAGGTGAACATGGTTCACTTCTTTTTTATGAGGATGTGGTTTTTCCATCACCTGCATTTTCTATGGAAAATATAGTCGATCCTACTGGAGCAGGTGACTCGTTTGCAGGTGGCATGATTGGATATATGTCAAGTAAGAATAGTACAAAAATCTCAACTATTCGTGAAGCTGCAGTATATGGAAACATCATGGGATCATTTGCTGTAGAGAAATACGGGGTATATGGTTTGACAAATCTAAAGAAATCACAAGTTCAGAAAAGATTTAAAAAATATAGAAGTATGGTTAGATTCTAA
- a CDS encoding dUTPase — protein MEDKLETIFKLQKNLEKMMSLDRYPKDVEGKISALCTAIVHEAIELQRTTNWKWWKKPTTFDQAAAREELIDIWHFVIQASLELNMTPDDILNEYQKKNKINQERQKNGY, from the coding sequence ATGGAAGATAAACTAGAAACAATATTCAAGTTACAAAAAAATTTGGAAAAAATGATGAGCCTAGATAGATATCCAAAGGATGTAGAGGGAAAAATTTCTGCTCTTTGTACAGCTATAGTTCATGAGGCAATAGAACTACAACGAACTACAAACTGGAAATGGTGGAAAAAACCAACTACTTTTGATCAAGCTGCTGCTCGTGAAGAACTCATAGATATATGGCATTTTGTTATCCAAGCTTCTCTTGAATTGAATATGACTCCAGATGATATCTTAAATGAATACCAAAAGAAAAATAAAATAAATCAAGAGCGACAGAAGAACGGCTATTAG
- a CDS encoding tetrahydromethanopterin S-methyltransferase subunit A, which produces MNLIENLAGEVCKIILPINEEIFFGNPKSSLAICTLSSITLLKEIANSNLLSKVALAGRLFSENKGINSLVRYVISNKNLETILLCGKDTPGHRPGHSLLNLYKNGVDSQGKIIGSSSPDPVLTITKSDIHEFQTQIKLIDEIGETSISKIKLSINTRVKI; this is translated from the coding sequence ATGAATTTAATAGAAAATCTAGCAGGTGAAGTATGCAAAATTATTCTTCCTATCAACGAAGAAATATTTTTCGGAAATCCAAAATCTTCACTTGCAATTTGTACCCTTTCAAGTATTACTCTGCTAAAAGAAATTGCCAATTCTAATCTGTTGTCAAAAGTTGCCCTCGCAGGAAGACTATTTTCTGAAAACAAAGGGATTAATTCATTGGTTAGATATGTAATATCAAATAAAAATTTAGAAACAATTCTACTTTGTGGAAAAGATACACCTGGGCATAGACCAGGACATTCACTTCTTAATCTTTACAAAAATGGAGTAGACAGTCAGGGAAAAATTATCGGTTCATCTAGTCCTGATCCTGTACTGACTATAACAAAGTCAGATATTCATGAATTTCAAACTCAGATAAAACTTATTGATGAAATTGGTGAAACTAGTATTTCTAAAATTAAACTTTCAATTAATACAAGAGTAAAAATCTAA
- a CDS encoding DegT/DnrJ/EryC1/StrS family aminotransferase, whose amino-acid sequence MKILVNTPIIGKEEINEVRAVLVENSLTSAANSGGKRVQEFEKLLSSFVKSKYAVAVNSGTAALQAALYSLDIKQGDEVLLPSFTFVATANSVVSVGAKPVFVDILKENYTMDPNDLRKKITKKSKAIIPVHLYGNMSYMNELSEVANKYNLEIIEDAAQSLGTTYKGKHSGTFSKLGCFSLYAAKVMTSGEGGAIVTNDKSLFEKLRKIRNHGMLHGYDTRTLGLNLRLPEINAAIAKIQMKKLGSFLKQRQKNAITLTELLSDLDIVIPHERKGEKVNWYLFTIATKNRNKIMKKLNSEGIGATAYYSIPVHKTPFYNSKQKLSVTEWAASSVLSLPVHPLVSKQELEFIAKSMHKAVKA is encoded by the coding sequence TTGAAAATCCTGGTAAATACACCAATAATCGGCAAAGAAGAAATCAATGAAGTAAGGGCTGTACTGGTAGAAAATTCTCTTACATCTGCAGCAAACTCGGGCGGTAAAAGAGTACAAGAATTTGAGAAGCTTCTTTCTTCATTTGTTAAATCAAAATATGCAGTAGCAGTAAACTCTGGTACTGCTGCACTGCAAGCAGCACTGTATTCACTTGACATTAAACAAGGAGATGAAGTGCTTCTTCCATCATTCACATTTGTTGCGACTGCAAATTCAGTAGTATCAGTTGGAGCAAAACCTGTTTTCGTTGATATATTAAAAGAAAACTATACTATGGATCCTAATGATTTACGAAAAAAAATTACAAAAAAATCTAAGGCAATAATTCCTGTTCATTTGTATGGAAATATGTCTTACATGAATGAGTTGTCTGAGGTAGCAAACAAATACAATTTAGAAATAATTGAGGATGCTGCACAGTCACTTGGTACAACTTACAAGGGAAAACATTCAGGAACATTTTCTAAACTTGGATGCTTTAGTTTGTATGCAGCAAAGGTAATGACATCAGGTGAAGGTGGTGCAATAGTTACTAATGATAAAAGCCTTTTTGAAAAATTGCGCAAAATAAGAAACCATGGTATGCTACATGGTTATGATACCCGAACTCTTGGTTTGAACTTGAGACTTCCCGAAATTAATGCGGCAATAGCAAAAATACAAATGAAAAAACTAGGTAGCTTTCTAAAACAAAGACAAAAGAATGCTATAACTCTCACTGAACTTTTGTCTGACTTGGACATTGTAATCCCTCATGAAAGAAAAGGTGAGAAGGTTAATTGGTATCTTTTTACAATTGCCACTAAAAATAGAAACAAGATAATGAAAAAACTGAATTCTGAGGGAATTGGTGCAACAGCTTACTATTCAATTCCTGTACACAAGACTCCATTTTATAATTCTAAACAAAAGCTTTCTGTTACAGAATGGGCAGCCTCTAGTGTTCTAAGCTTACCAGTTCATCCGTTAGTAAGTAAACAAGAACTCGAATTCATAGCAAAATCTATGCATAAAGCTGTTAAGGCATGA